A window of the Cololabis saira isolate AMF1-May2022 chromosome 19, fColSai1.1, whole genome shotgun sequence genome harbors these coding sequences:
- the a1cf gene encoding APOBEC1 complementation factor isoform X2: protein MESNQKAGGDGLVGTQKEAALRALVQQTGYQLRQENGQRRYGGPPPSWDGPPPERGSEIFVGKLPRDLFEDELVPLCEKFGKIYEVRMMMDFNGNNRGYAFVTFSNKMEAKAAMKQLNNYEIRNGRLLGVCASVDNCRLFVGGIPKTKKQEEILVEMRKVTDGVMDVIVYPSAADKSKNRGFAFVEYESHRAAAMARRKLLPGRIQLWGHAIAVDWAEPEVEVDEDTMATVKILYVRNLMLQTTEETIEKEFNSLKPGAVERVKKIRDYAFVHFSQREDAIDAMNALNGKLVDGSPIEVTLAKPVDKDSYVRYTRGTGGRGSSLLQTDYTTYTLGQMYDPSAAYLGAPVFYAPHAYTAIPGQFRFPPAKAHVGGRGLIRTPSVRGAAGVRGLGGRGYLAYAAGAGAVGRGGGGGSYGLKVDKHAEEKLYDLLPGMELTPMNPTAMSLKTAIKPATQILEELCQKNNWGQPVYQLHSAISPDQRQLFLYKVTIPALATQYPNVHPFTPTKLCAAVEEAKVHAAEHTLQTLGLQTEGAGDASCATAAAVASVAFPGYALASPASSVASQLKQAVSLGQDLTAYTTYEGYPAFAVAARHTDGYGVF from the exons ATGGAATCCAATCAGAAAGCAGGTGGGGACGGACTGGTGGGGACCCAGAAGGAGGCGGCGCTGCGGGCGCTGGTTCAGCAAACCGGATACCAGCTACGGCAG GAGAACGGCCAGCGGAGGTATGGCGGCCCGCCGCCCAGCTGGGACGGCCCGCCCCCTGAGAGGGGCAGCGAGATCTTTGTGGGCAAACTACCCAGAGATCTGTTTGAAGACGAACTGGTCCCGCTGTGTGAGAAG TTTGGAAAGATCTAcgaggtgaggatgatgatggactTCAACGGGAACAACAGAGGCTACGCTTTCGTCACCTTCAGCAACAAAATGGAGGCCAAAGCAGCCATGAAGCAGCTCAACAACTACGAGATCCG GAACGGCCGCCTCCTCGGTGTCTGTGCGAGTGTGGACAACTGTCGCCTGTTCGTGGGCGGGATCCCCAAGACCAAGAAGCAAGAGGAGATCCTGGTGGAGATGAGGAAGGTCACGGACGGGGTCATGGACGTCATCGTTTACCCCAGTGCTGCCGACAAATCCAAGAACAGAGGCTTCGCTTTCGTGGAGTACGAGAGCCACCGGGCAGCTGCCATGGCCCGGCGTAAACTGCTGCCAG GTCGTATCCAGCTGTGGGGTCATGCCATCGCCGTGGACTGGGCGGAGCCGGAGGTGGAGGTTGATGAGGATACCATGGCAACCGTGAAGATCCTGTATGTGAGGAACCTGATGCTCCAGACCACAGAAGAAACTATCGAGAAGGAGTTCAACAGCCTCAAACCTG GTGCCGTAGAGCGAGTGAAAAAGATCAGAGACTACGCCTTTGTCCATTTCAGTCAGAGGGAGGACGCCATCGACGCCATGAACGCTCTCAATGGGAAG TTGGTGGACGGCTCTCCCATCGAGGTGACTCTGGCCAAGCCGGTGGACAAGGACAGTTACGTTCGGTACACCAGGGGGACCGGAGGACGAGGAAGTTCTCTGCTGCAGACCGACTACACCACCTACACGCTGGGACAG ATGTACGACCCGTCGGCGGCGTACCTCGGTGCACCCGTCTTTTACGCCCCCCACGCCTACACTGCCATACCAGGTCAGTTCCGCTTCCCTCCAGCCAAAGCCCACGTTGGAGGTCGTGGTTTGATCCGCACGCCGTCCGTTAGAG GGGCGGCGGGGGTGCGGGGGctgggtgggcggggctacCTGGCCTACGCTGCCGGGGCCGGAGCCGTGGGACGCGGAGGCGGCGGCGGCTCCTACGGCCTGAAGGTGGACAAGCACGCGGAGGAGAAGCTGTACGACCTGCTGCCAGGGATGGAGCTGACCCCCATGAACCCCACCGCCATGAGCCTGAAGACCGCCATCAAGCCCGCCACGCAG ATCCTGGAGGAGCTGTGCCAGAAGAACAACTGGGGTCAGCCGGTCTACCAGCTGCACTCGGCCATCAGTCCAGACCAGAGGCAGCTCTTCCTCTACAAGGTCACCATCCCAGCTCTGGCAACCCAGTACCCCAACGT ACATCCCTTCACCCCCACTAAGCTTTGCGCGGCCGTGGAGGAAGCCAAGGTCCACGCCGCCGAGCACACGCTGCAGACGCTCGGCCTGCAGACGGAGGGCGCCGGCGACGCCAGCTGCGCTACTGCAGCCGCCGTGGCCTCAGTAGCCTTCCCAG GATACGCCCTGGCGAGCCCGGCGTCCTCGGTGGCCTCCCAGCTGAAGCAGGCCGTCTCCCTGGGCCAGGACCTGACCGCCTACACCACCTACGAGGGCTACCCGGCCTTCGCCGTGGCGGCGCGCCACACTGACGGATACGGCGTCTTCTAG
- the a1cf gene encoding APOBEC1 complementation factor isoform X1, with protein MESNQKAGGDGLVGTQKEAALRALVQQTGYQLRQENGQRRYGGPPPSWDGPPPERGSEIFVGKLPRDLFEDELVPLCEKFGKIYEVRMMMDFNGNNRGYAFVTFSNKMEAKAAMKQLNNYEIRNGRLLGVCASVDNCRLFVGGIPKTKKQEEILVEMRKVTDGVMDVIVYPSAADKSKNRGFAFVEYESHRAAAMARRKLLPGRIQLWGHAIAVDWAEPEVEVDEDTMATVKILYVRNLMLQTTEETIEKEFNSLKPGAVERVKKIRDYAFVHFSQREDAIDAMNALNGKLVDGSPIEVTLAKPVDKDSYVRYTRGTGGRGSSLLQTDYTTYTLGQMYDPSAAYLGAPVFYAPHAYTAIPGQFRFPPAKAHVGGRGLIRTPSVREIYMTVPVGAAGVRGLGGRGYLAYAAGAGAVGRGGGGGSYGLKVDKHAEEKLYDLLPGMELTPMNPTAMSLKTAIKPATQILEELCQKNNWGQPVYQLHSAISPDQRQLFLYKVTIPALATQYPNVHPFTPTKLCAAVEEAKVHAAEHTLQTLGLQTEGAGDASCATAAAVASVAFPGYALASPASSVASQLKQAVSLGQDLTAYTTYEGYPAFAVAARHTDGYGVF; from the exons ATGGAATCCAATCAGAAAGCAGGTGGGGACGGACTGGTGGGGACCCAGAAGGAGGCGGCGCTGCGGGCGCTGGTTCAGCAAACCGGATACCAGCTACGGCAG GAGAACGGCCAGCGGAGGTATGGCGGCCCGCCGCCCAGCTGGGACGGCCCGCCCCCTGAGAGGGGCAGCGAGATCTTTGTGGGCAAACTACCCAGAGATCTGTTTGAAGACGAACTGGTCCCGCTGTGTGAGAAG TTTGGAAAGATCTAcgaggtgaggatgatgatggactTCAACGGGAACAACAGAGGCTACGCTTTCGTCACCTTCAGCAACAAAATGGAGGCCAAAGCAGCCATGAAGCAGCTCAACAACTACGAGATCCG GAACGGCCGCCTCCTCGGTGTCTGTGCGAGTGTGGACAACTGTCGCCTGTTCGTGGGCGGGATCCCCAAGACCAAGAAGCAAGAGGAGATCCTGGTGGAGATGAGGAAGGTCACGGACGGGGTCATGGACGTCATCGTTTACCCCAGTGCTGCCGACAAATCCAAGAACAGAGGCTTCGCTTTCGTGGAGTACGAGAGCCACCGGGCAGCTGCCATGGCCCGGCGTAAACTGCTGCCAG GTCGTATCCAGCTGTGGGGTCATGCCATCGCCGTGGACTGGGCGGAGCCGGAGGTGGAGGTTGATGAGGATACCATGGCAACCGTGAAGATCCTGTATGTGAGGAACCTGATGCTCCAGACCACAGAAGAAACTATCGAGAAGGAGTTCAACAGCCTCAAACCTG GTGCCGTAGAGCGAGTGAAAAAGATCAGAGACTACGCCTTTGTCCATTTCAGTCAGAGGGAGGACGCCATCGACGCCATGAACGCTCTCAATGGGAAG TTGGTGGACGGCTCTCCCATCGAGGTGACTCTGGCCAAGCCGGTGGACAAGGACAGTTACGTTCGGTACACCAGGGGGACCGGAGGACGAGGAAGTTCTCTGCTGCAGACCGACTACACCACCTACACGCTGGGACAG ATGTACGACCCGTCGGCGGCGTACCTCGGTGCACCCGTCTTTTACGCCCCCCACGCCTACACTGCCATACCAGGTCAGTTCCGCTTCCCTCCAGCCAAAGCCCACGTTGGAGGTCGTGGTTTGATCCGCACGCCGTCCGTTAGAG AAATTTACATGACTGTACCTGTAGGGGCGGCGGGGGTGCGGGGGctgggtgggcggggctacCTGGCCTACGCTGCCGGGGCCGGAGCCGTGGGACGCGGAGGCGGCGGCGGCTCCTACGGCCTGAAGGTGGACAAGCACGCGGAGGAGAAGCTGTACGACCTGCTGCCAGGGATGGAGCTGACCCCCATGAACCCCACCGCCATGAGCCTGAAGACCGCCATCAAGCCCGCCACGCAG ATCCTGGAGGAGCTGTGCCAGAAGAACAACTGGGGTCAGCCGGTCTACCAGCTGCACTCGGCCATCAGTCCAGACCAGAGGCAGCTCTTCCTCTACAAGGTCACCATCCCAGCTCTGGCAACCCAGTACCCCAACGT ACATCCCTTCACCCCCACTAAGCTTTGCGCGGCCGTGGAGGAAGCCAAGGTCCACGCCGCCGAGCACACGCTGCAGACGCTCGGCCTGCAGACGGAGGGCGCCGGCGACGCCAGCTGCGCTACTGCAGCCGCCGTGGCCTCAGTAGCCTTCCCAG GATACGCCCTGGCGAGCCCGGCGTCCTCGGTGGCCTCCCAGCTGAAGCAGGCCGTCTCCCTGGGCCAGGACCTGACCGCCTACACCACCTACGAGGGCTACCCGGCCTTCGCCGTGGCGGCGCGCCACACTGACGGATACGGCGTCTTCTAG
- the a1cf gene encoding APOBEC1 complementation factor isoform X3, with amino-acid sequence MESNQKAGGDGLVGTQKEAALRALVQQTGYQLRQENGQRRYGGPPPSWDGPPPERGSEIFVGKLPRDLFEDELVPLCEKFGKIYEVRMMMDFNGNNRGYAFVTFSNKMEAKAAMKQLNNYEIRNGRLLGVCASVDNCRLFVGGIPKTKKQEEILVEMRKVTDGVMDVIVYPSAADKSKNRGFAFVEYESHRAAAMARRKLLPGRIQLWGHAIAVDWAEPEVEVDEDTMATVKILYVRNLMLQTTEETIEKEFNSLKPGAVERVKKIRDYAFVHFSQREDAIDAMNALNGKLVDGSPIEVTLAKPVDKDSYVRYTRGTGGRGSSLLQTDYTTYTLGQMYDPSAAYLGAPVFYAPHAYTAIPGQFRFPPAKAHVGGRGLIRTPSVREIYMTVPVGAAGVRGLGGRGYLAYAAGAGAVGRGGGGGSYGLKVDKHAEEKLYDLLPGMELTPMNPTAMSLKTAIKPATQILEELCQKNNWGQPVYQLHSAISPDQRQLFLYKVTIPALATQYPNVHPFTPTKLCAAVEEAKVHAAEHTLQTLGLQTEGAGDASCATAAAVASVAFPGM; translated from the exons ATGGAATCCAATCAGAAAGCAGGTGGGGACGGACTGGTGGGGACCCAGAAGGAGGCGGCGCTGCGGGCGCTGGTTCAGCAAACCGGATACCAGCTACGGCAG GAGAACGGCCAGCGGAGGTATGGCGGCCCGCCGCCCAGCTGGGACGGCCCGCCCCCTGAGAGGGGCAGCGAGATCTTTGTGGGCAAACTACCCAGAGATCTGTTTGAAGACGAACTGGTCCCGCTGTGTGAGAAG TTTGGAAAGATCTAcgaggtgaggatgatgatggactTCAACGGGAACAACAGAGGCTACGCTTTCGTCACCTTCAGCAACAAAATGGAGGCCAAAGCAGCCATGAAGCAGCTCAACAACTACGAGATCCG GAACGGCCGCCTCCTCGGTGTCTGTGCGAGTGTGGACAACTGTCGCCTGTTCGTGGGCGGGATCCCCAAGACCAAGAAGCAAGAGGAGATCCTGGTGGAGATGAGGAAGGTCACGGACGGGGTCATGGACGTCATCGTTTACCCCAGTGCTGCCGACAAATCCAAGAACAGAGGCTTCGCTTTCGTGGAGTACGAGAGCCACCGGGCAGCTGCCATGGCCCGGCGTAAACTGCTGCCAG GTCGTATCCAGCTGTGGGGTCATGCCATCGCCGTGGACTGGGCGGAGCCGGAGGTGGAGGTTGATGAGGATACCATGGCAACCGTGAAGATCCTGTATGTGAGGAACCTGATGCTCCAGACCACAGAAGAAACTATCGAGAAGGAGTTCAACAGCCTCAAACCTG GTGCCGTAGAGCGAGTGAAAAAGATCAGAGACTACGCCTTTGTCCATTTCAGTCAGAGGGAGGACGCCATCGACGCCATGAACGCTCTCAATGGGAAG TTGGTGGACGGCTCTCCCATCGAGGTGACTCTGGCCAAGCCGGTGGACAAGGACAGTTACGTTCGGTACACCAGGGGGACCGGAGGACGAGGAAGTTCTCTGCTGCAGACCGACTACACCACCTACACGCTGGGACAG ATGTACGACCCGTCGGCGGCGTACCTCGGTGCACCCGTCTTTTACGCCCCCCACGCCTACACTGCCATACCAGGTCAGTTCCGCTTCCCTCCAGCCAAAGCCCACGTTGGAGGTCGTGGTTTGATCCGCACGCCGTCCGTTAGAG AAATTTACATGACTGTACCTGTAGGGGCGGCGGGGGTGCGGGGGctgggtgggcggggctacCTGGCCTACGCTGCCGGGGCCGGAGCCGTGGGACGCGGAGGCGGCGGCGGCTCCTACGGCCTGAAGGTGGACAAGCACGCGGAGGAGAAGCTGTACGACCTGCTGCCAGGGATGGAGCTGACCCCCATGAACCCCACCGCCATGAGCCTGAAGACCGCCATCAAGCCCGCCACGCAG ATCCTGGAGGAGCTGTGCCAGAAGAACAACTGGGGTCAGCCGGTCTACCAGCTGCACTCGGCCATCAGTCCAGACCAGAGGCAGCTCTTCCTCTACAAGGTCACCATCCCAGCTCTGGCAACCCAGTACCCCAACGT ACATCCCTTCACCCCCACTAAGCTTTGCGCGGCCGTGGAGGAAGCCAAGGTCCACGCCGCCGAGCACACGCTGCAGACGCTCGGCCTGCAGACGGAGGGCGCCGGCGACGCCAGCTGCGCTACTGCAGCCGCCGTGGCCTCAGTAGCCTTCCCAGGTATGTGA